One part of the Saprospiraceae bacterium genome encodes these proteins:
- a CDS encoding T9SS type A sorting domain-containing protein, which yields MKRYLVSSLCFLFSLNVVIAQQCIDTVSNSLTLLSKKPESGNDCSFSVQFCVRKTSAEADHILYSVNYSYGTLYRTIYIPNVPVGTIICQTFDFIANCDSKAQFHAHGKTVSHVLCGAVQDMVVLPIRLLSFTAEQDKIGAVHLKWLTASESNVSHFVIQQSKDGKFFNDIAKLKATGDSKILKSYSHEVKTSGIGTGNSTIYFRLKSVDRDETFNYSQIIYIGKKEKNKIEIYPNPSSHVLNLGFDFLEGDQLSMTTIHGQKVPLHWLDEKTLDIQELQNGIYFLIYQNDVIKFLKN from the coding sequence ATGAAAAGATACCTAGTCTCTTCCTTGTGTTTCCTTTTCTCTTTAAATGTTGTCATTGCCCAGCAATGTATAGATACTGTTAGCAATAGTTTGACTTTGCTCAGCAAAAAGCCAGAATCAGGAAACGATTGTTCATTTTCCGTTCAATTTTGTGTTCGAAAAACTTCTGCAGAAGCAGATCACATTTTATATAGTGTAAATTATAGTTATGGAACACTATATAGGACGATTTATATTCCAAATGTTCCCGTTGGCACCATCATTTGTCAGACCTTTGATTTTATTGCCAATTGTGATTCCAAAGCACAATTTCATGCACATGGTAAGACTGTGAGTCATGTTTTATGTGGTGCAGTACAGGATATGGTAGTGTTGCCGATTCGGTTGTTAAGCTTTACGGCGGAACAAGATAAAATAGGAGCCGTTCACCTTAAATGGCTTACTGCTAGTGAATCGAATGTTTCACATTTTGTAATTCAACAAAGTAAGGATGGTAAATTCTTTAATGACATCGCAAAATTGAAAGCAACAGGTGATAGTAAGATCCTGAAATCATATTCTCACGAGGTAAAAACCAGTGGAATTGGAACTGGAAATTCAACTATTTATTTTCGTTTAAAATCAGTGGATCGGGATGAAACTTTTAATTATAGTCAAATTATTTACATAGGTAAAAAAGAAAAAAATAAAATTGAAATTTATCCAAATCCAAGTTCTCATGTACTCAATTTAGGTTTCGATTTTTTGGAGGGTGATCAGTTGTCAATGACAACTATTCATGGTCAAAAGGTTCCCCTACATTGGCTAGATGAAAAGACCTTAGATATACAGGAATTGCAAAATGGGATATATTTTCTAATATATCAAAATGATGTCATAAAATTTCTTAAAAATTGA
- a CDS encoding nicotinamide mononucleotide transporter yields the protein MLLYLQINNTQSSSDLLLTMDFGVNWFDPVFTILGYGIPLIEIISVTAGIIAVYFAARENILTWPIGLVNVTTAFFIYYHVQLYSDMFLQLYFFSISIYGWIIWKFEKSNKIPLKYLTSKQRIYISLLILIASYVFGKFIANIHLLFPNLFPTAAVYPYLDSFVAISSIVANTLLAKRIIENWILWILINIICVYLYIQREILFIALEFFIFLGLAIYGIKEWLYLKKLQDQMLKSE from the coding sequence GTGTTGTTATATTTACAAATTAACAATACGCAATCTTCATCAGACCTTTTATTGACAATGGACTTTGGTGTAAATTGGTTTGACCCTGTCTTTACTATTTTAGGATACGGAATTCCTTTGATTGAAATCATCTCTGTAACTGCTGGTATCATTGCAGTTTACTTTGCTGCCCGGGAAAATATACTTACGTGGCCTATCGGTCTTGTGAATGTCACCACCGCATTTTTTATATACTACCATGTTCAGTTATATTCTGATATGTTTCTTCAGCTTTATTTTTTTTCCATCAGCATTTATGGCTGGATTATTTGGAAATTTGAAAAGTCGAATAAAATCCCTTTAAAATATCTTACTTCCAAACAAAGAATTTATATTAGTTTGCTAATCCTTATTGCAAGCTATGTATTTGGAAAATTTATAGCGAATATTCATTTGCTATTTCCAAATCTATTTCCAACTGCTGCTGTATACCCATATTTAGATTCCTTTGTTGCAATTTCTAGCATTGTTGCAAATACTTTATTGGCCAAACGAATAATAGAAAACTGGATTCTTTGGATCCTTATAAATATAATCTGTGTCTATCTCTACATTCAAAGAGAAATTTTATTTATTGCACTTGAATTTTTTATATTTCTTGGGCTTGCAATTTATGGAATAAAAGAATGGTTGTATTTAAAAAAGCTACAAGATCAAATGCTAAAGTCTGAGTAA
- the kdsA gene encoding 3-deoxy-8-phosphooctulonate synthase, which translates to MMDETLSEIQNNVQSNFFLIAGPCAIESKDICEEIAGTVKEICTKYSIPYIFKASYKKANRSKLSSFTGIGDALGMDILKDISSTLKVPVTTDIHTEAEATWAANFVDVLQIPAFLCRQTSLLIAAAETGKVVNVKKGQFMSPEAMIYAVEKIRQCGNDKVWLTERGTTFGYQDLIVDYRGIPTMRKFNVPVIMDCTHSLQQPNQLSGVTGGRPDLIDTIAKAAIAVGADGLFIETHPKPEFAKSDGANMLRLELLEPLLETLCKIRAALK; encoded by the coding sequence ATGATGGATGAAACTTTATCAGAAATTCAGAATAATGTACAGTCAAATTTTTTTCTGATTGCAGGTCCTTGTGCAATAGAATCGAAAGATATTTGTGAAGAGATCGCAGGGACTGTAAAAGAAATTTGTACAAAGTATTCAATTCCTTATATTTTTAAAGCATCTTATAAAAAAGCAAATCGTTCGAAGTTAAGTTCTTTTACTGGAATCGGTGATGCATTGGGGATGGATATTTTAAAGGATATTTCGAGCACACTGAAAGTACCTGTTACGACTGATATTCATACAGAAGCAGAAGCAACCTGGGCTGCTAATTTTGTAGATGTTTTACAAATTCCTGCTTTTTTATGTAGACAAACTTCATTGTTGATTGCAGCTGCTGAAACAGGAAAAGTAGTCAATGTAAAAAAAGGACAATTTATGAGTCCAGAAGCTATGATCTATGCTGTTGAAAAGATAAGACAATGTGGAAATGATAAAGTATGGTTGACAGAACGAGGTACGACTTTTGGCTATCAGGATTTAATTGTTGATTATCGCGGCATTCCAACCATGCGCAAATTTAATGTACCGGTCATCATGGATTGTACACATTCCCTTCAACAACCAAATCAATTAAGTGGAGTTACTGGTGGCAGACCAGATCTTATAGATACTATAGCAAAAGCAGCGATCGCTGTTGGGGCGGATGGTTTATTTATTGAAACACATCCAAAGCCTGAATTTGCTAAGTCAGATGGTGCAAATATGCTTCGATTGGAATTGTTGGAACCATTACTAGAAACCTTATGCAAGATCCGGGCAGCATTAAAATAG
- the rpsP gene encoding 30S ribosomal protein S16: MAVKIRLQRKGRKKAPFYHIVIADSRSPRDGRFIEKIGIYNPITKPATVEIDRDKAFEWLMKGAQPTDTLNAILRYKGVLYRKHLSRGVSKGALTQEKADQMYQDWIAAKEGSITQKVEARKQEVTDFHKKMSGEAKVAAPIEVATEEKSASTEEE, from the coding sequence ATGGCCGTTAAAATCAGATTACAGCGTAAGGGTCGCAAAAAAGCCCCATTTTATCACATCGTGATAGCCGATTCAAGATCTCCAAGAGACGGAAGATTTATTGAAAAAATCGGAATTTACAATCCAATTACTAAGCCTGCTACAGTAGAAATTGACCGGGATAAAGCCTTTGAATGGTTAATGAAAGGTGCGCAACCAACAGATACATTAAATGCAATTTTGCGTTATAAAGGAGTACTTTATCGCAAACATTTGAGCCGCGGTGTATCCAAAGGTGCATTAACTCAAGAGAAAGCTGACCAAATGTACCAAGATTGGATCGCTGCAAAAGAAGGTAGTATCACACAAAAAGTGGAAGCTAGAAAACAAGAAGTTACTGATTTTCATAAAAAAATGAGTGGTGAAGCTAAAGTGGCGGCTCCAATAGAAGTAGCAACGGAAGAAAAATCAGCGAGTACAGAAGAAGAATAA
- a CDS encoding carboxypeptidase-like regulatory domain-containing protein codes for MNQFKNKIYILFLFVLILNGFLTAQTKLYEIKGKILDLDDQIPLEFASIYIAETAYFTESDSYGNFKIEVPESDRLVLKCNRLGYQVKEIVLKWKDLESNIQLTIYLQKIINKEVEIRDRRTDQSINIKEKASSFELLPTVSGNLESVLPSIALGVRSSAGGELSSQYSVRGGSYDENLVFVNDFEVFRPQLIRNGQQEGLSFPNPDLIKELNFSSGGFESKYGDKQSSVLDIKYKIPDSIRGSAVLSALGASAHLEGSMQFNKSSSSKFRYLIGARYKTTKYLLGSLDVEGEYQPNFLDIQSYLSYDFSRTLKLAVIGNLNKSIYQLIPESASVAKGSFFQVINLNTAFEGSEKDIFEQNMAGLSLTFVPQNTKTPYFIKFLSSLYSGFEAEQFDILGYYRLVEVEAGNTDESGKEVKLWGEGTQHTYSRNFLTSTVHHQELRGGIDLPSKNHPVSHFIQWGLFFRQEFFKDKINEWERLDSAGFALPYREDALVLNYVYKSVNDFHNEKVAFWLQDEMQWLGSGKHLIKWTPGLRMHHAALNGEWIFNPRLKIEWIPIRDPHNTRCYVSGGLYHQVPFYREFRALDGSLNLDVKSQKSMHLVAGIQKDFFMRKISPSKFKWVSEFYYKKLWDMVSYELDNVRIRYSANNDSEGYAIGWDNRINGEFVPGVESWVNLSFLRTREKINGVQHKERDIQNPEGQTVADVPRPTDQFFALGLFFQDYLPGNENIKMHLNINIASGLPYGLKGDNLVYRNEKRFKAYHRADIGFSFLMWNRKNLPRHPNHLLRFTRQAWLSLEVFNLLKVKNEASISWIKSLYNYQFAIPNYLSSRRINLKLRFDF; via the coding sequence ATGAATCAATTTAAGAATAAAATTTATATTCTCTTTTTATTTGTTTTGATTCTAAATGGATTTCTTACCGCACAGACTAAGTTGTATGAAATAAAAGGTAAAATCCTGGATCTGGATGACCAGATTCCGCTTGAATTTGCAAGTATTTATATCGCAGAAACTGCTTATTTTACGGAGAGTGATAGTTATGGAAATTTCAAAATTGAAGTTCCTGAAAGCGATCGACTAGTTTTAAAGTGTAATCGACTAGGCTACCAAGTAAAGGAGATTGTGTTAAAATGGAAAGATCTTGAATCAAATATTCAGTTAACCATTTATTTGCAGAAAATAATTAATAAAGAAGTTGAAATTCGCGATCGCAGAACAGATCAAAGTATCAATATAAAGGAGAAAGCAAGTTCTTTTGAATTATTGCCAACGGTGAGTGGAAATTTAGAAAGTGTACTTCCATCCATTGCTTTAGGTGTAAGAAGCAGTGCAGGAGGTGAATTGTCATCTCAATATAGTGTTCGCGGAGGTTCTTATGATGAAAATTTAGTTTTTGTAAATGATTTTGAGGTGTTCAGACCTCAATTAATTCGAAATGGACAACAAGAAGGATTGTCTTTTCCAAATCCTGATTTAATCAAAGAATTAAATTTTTCATCTGGAGGATTTGAATCTAAATATGGTGATAAGCAGTCTTCTGTTTTAGATATTAAATATAAAATTCCTGATTCCATAAGAGGGAGTGCAGTTCTAAGTGCATTGGGTGCGAGTGCACATTTAGAAGGTTCCATGCAATTTAATAAATCCAGTTCTTCAAAGTTTAGATATTTAATTGGAGCCAGATATAAAACAACAAAATATTTATTAGGCAGTTTGGATGTTGAAGGTGAGTATCAACCCAATTTTTTAGACATTCAGTCTTATTTGTCTTATGACTTTAGTAGAACTTTGAAATTAGCTGTAATTGGTAATTTGAATAAAAGTATTTACCAATTAATTCCAGAATCAGCATCTGTTGCAAAAGGTTCTTTTTTTCAAGTAATAAATTTGAATACTGCATTTGAAGGCTCGGAAAAAGATATATTCGAACAAAATATGGCTGGATTAAGTTTGACTTTTGTGCCACAAAACACTAAAACTCCCTATTTTATAAAATTTCTTTCATCATTGTACAGTGGATTTGAAGCCGAACAATTTGATATATTAGGGTACTATAGATTAGTGGAAGTAGAAGCTGGAAATACAGATGAGTCTGGAAAAGAAGTTAAACTTTGGGGGGAAGGAACACAACATACTTATAGTCGGAATTTTTTAACAAGTACAGTGCATCATCAAGAGCTAAGAGGCGGTATTGACTTGCCTTCAAAGAATCATCCGGTTTCTCATTTCATTCAATGGGGTTTATTTTTTAGACAAGAGTTCTTTAAAGATAAAATTAATGAATGGGAGCGATTAGATTCTGCTGGATTTGCATTGCCTTACCGCGAAGATGCATTGGTTTTAAATTATGTTTATAAATCAGTGAATGATTTTCATAATGAGAAAGTAGCCTTTTGGCTGCAGGATGAAATGCAATGGCTTGGATCCGGTAAACATTTAATTAAGTGGACACCAGGATTGCGAATGCATCATGCAGCATTAAATGGTGAATGGATTTTCAATCCGCGTTTGAAGATCGAATGGATTCCGATTAGAGATCCACATAATACGCGTTGTTATGTTTCCGGAGGATTGTATCACCAAGTGCCCTTTTATCGCGAATTTAGAGCTTTAGATGGCAGCTTGAATCTTGATGTAAAATCCCAAAAATCTATGCATCTGGTGGCAGGAATACAAAAAGATTTTTTTATGCGGAAAATTAGCCCTTCAAAATTCAAATGGGTATCTGAATTTTATTACAAGAAATTGTGGGATATGGTTTCATATGAACTGGATAATGTTAGGATCCGATATTCTGCTAATAATGATTCTGAAGGCTATGCAATAGGTTGGGATAATCGGATTAATGGAGAGTTTGTACCGGGGGTTGAATCTTGGGTAAATCTTTCATTTCTAAGAACCCGGGAAAAAATTAACGGGGTTCAGCATAAAGAACGAGACATTCAAAATCCAGAAGGACAAACAGTGGCTGATGTTCCTAGGCCAACAGATCAGTTTTTTGCGCTTGGTTTATTTTTTCAGGATTATTTACCGGGAAATGAAAACATAAAAATGCATTTGAATATTAATATAGCGAGTGGCTTGCCTTATGGATTGAAAGGGGATAATTTGGTATATCGGAATGAAAAACGTTTTAAAGCCTACCATAGAGCCGATATAGGATTTTCTTTTTTAATGTGGAATCGAAAAAATTTACCAAGACATCCAAATCATCTATTGCGTTTTACACGCCAGGCATGGTTAAGTTTAGAAGTTTTTAATTTATTAAAGGTAAAAAATGAAGCTTCTATTAGTTGGATTAAGTCACTTTATAATTATCAATTTGCGATTCCAAATTATCTTAGCTCGCGCAGAATAAATTTAAAACTGCGCTTTGATTTTTAA
- a CDS encoding APC family permease, protein MDSNSSQKLGVYSLSMIVIGLVIGLGIFRAASVSANAAITPSVYFAAWIFGGLVALCGALTYAEIGSRFPVTGGYYKIFSVAYHPSIAFAINGIILVSNAASLGGVALIGSDYLAEVLFVTPPTDLLKSMIAIFAILAFYGVNLLGLRLSANTLNVLMFIKIAMILLIISALFFPKIHVSSNQNYMDWMQISWSDLISSFGATLVAVSFTYGGYQQTINFGDEIKSPRKTIPKSIYGGILLVIVLYLLVNLSYYKIIGFEELKTAKGIASIVASKLFGPIGRNLFAILLFLAVLAYVNVSLLSNPRVMYAMSLDGILPKSFSKKSGNKEVLTVSLTVFTLICVLVVFFASTFDRILGFVMILDSLGMATSAATIFYLRRKTKDLNLKEIYQIKFFPWVPIFFICAYTFVGISSFYLNPQFGFTAILVFIALIIAYFLIQKLKRNSI, encoded by the coding sequence ATGGATTCTAATAGTAGCCAGAAACTAGGGGTTTATTCACTTAGTATGATCGTTATTGGTTTAGTGATCGGACTTGGTATTTTTAGGGCTGCCTCCGTTTCAGCGAATGCTGCAATTACACCCAGTGTTTACTTCGCAGCATGGATATTTGGTGGTTTGGTTGCATTGTGTGGTGCCCTGACCTATGCTGAGATTGGCTCAAGATTTCCGGTTACAGGTGGATACTATAAGATTTTTTCAGTTGCTTATCATCCTTCTATTGCCTTTGCAATTAATGGAATTATTCTGGTCTCAAATGCTGCCTCCCTGGGTGGTGTTGCATTAATTGGGAGTGATTATTTGGCAGAGGTTTTATTTGTAACCCCTCCTACGGATCTATTAAAATCAATGATCGCAATTTTTGCTATTCTGGCATTTTATGGTGTCAATCTTTTAGGACTTCGATTAAGTGCGAATACTTTAAACGTATTGATGTTTATTAAAATAGCCATGATTCTATTAATCATCTCAGCATTATTTTTTCCCAAAATTCATGTAAGCTCAAATCAAAATTATATGGATTGGATGCAAATTTCTTGGTCTGATTTGATAAGCTCTTTTGGTGCTACCCTGGTTGCTGTTTCTTTTACATATGGTGGATATCAACAAACTATTAATTTTGGTGATGAAATTAAGTCGCCCAGAAAAACGATTCCAAAAAGTATTTATGGTGGAATATTATTAGTGATTGTTTTATATCTTTTAGTTAATTTAAGTTATTATAAAATCATTGGTTTCGAAGAGTTGAAAACAGCAAAAGGGATTGCATCCATTGTAGCATCCAAACTTTTTGGTCCAATAGGAAGAAATTTATTTGCAATTTTATTATTTCTTGCAGTTTTAGCATATGTAAATGTTTCGTTACTCAGTAATCCAAGAGTCATGTATGCTATGAGTCTGGATGGGATATTACCAAAATCATTTAGCAAAAAGTCTGGCAATAAGGAAGTGTTGACAGTGAGCTTGACTGTATTTACTTTAATTTGCGTTCTGGTTGTTTTTTTTGCATCAACATTTGATCGTATTCTGGGTTTCGTTATGATTTTGGATTCCTTAGGAATGGCTACATCTGCTGCGACAATCTTTTACCTTAGAAGGAAAACAAAAGATTTAAATTTGAAGGAAATTTACCAAATTAAGTTCTTTCCTTGGGTGCCAATATTTTTTATTTGTGCTTATACTTTTGTTGGTATTTCTAGTTTTTATTTGAATCCTCAATTTGGATTCACAGCGATCCTTGTTTTTATAGCGCTGATTATTGCGTATTTTTTGATTCAAAAATTAAAGCGTAATTCTATTTAA
- a CDS encoding ribonuclease H-like domain-containing protein, producing MELNNVLFIDIETVSQYPSYNQLNNHWQALFERKIRYFQEKEPEKSLDQLYNEKAAIYAEFGKIICIGLGFFNKGVLRIKTISGVDEETILIDFFSLISQHFNNPDKNILCGHNIREFDIPYICRRAIIHNLQLPAILNISNRKPWELKFMADTLDMWKFGDQKNFISLELLAACLELESSKGDLDGSKVGEVYYQDQDLDRIAKYCAQDVWVTSNVYLRMNHLPAKEWDEVHFADFK from the coding sequence ATGGAACTTAATAATGTATTATTTATTGATATTGAAACCGTTAGTCAGTATCCAAGCTATAATCAACTGAATAATCACTGGCAAGCTTTATTTGAACGTAAAATACGTTATTTTCAAGAAAAGGAGCCTGAAAAGAGCTTAGATCAGTTATATAATGAGAAAGCTGCCATTTATGCAGAATTTGGAAAAATTATATGCATTGGCTTAGGTTTTTTTAACAAAGGAGTATTAAGAATTAAGACCATTTCAGGAGTTGATGAGGAAACTATCCTAATTGACTTTTTTAGTTTAATATCCCAACATTTTAATAATCCTGACAAGAATATCCTTTGCGGCCATAATATTCGGGAATTTGACATCCCATATATTTGTCGGAGAGCTATAATCCATAACCTGCAATTGCCAGCGATTTTAAATATTTCGAATCGTAAACCCTGGGAATTAAAGTTTATGGCCGATACTTTGGACATGTGGAAATTTGGAGATCAAAAGAATTTTATTTCACTTGAATTGTTAGCCGCATGTTTGGAATTGGAAAGTTCAAAAGGAGACCTCGACGGAAGTAAAGTAGGTGAAGTTTATTATCAGGATCAGGATCTTGACCGAATTGCAAAGTATTGTGCACAAGATGTTTGGGTGACTTCAAACGTTTATTTAAGGATGAATCATCTTCCAGCAAAAGAATGGGATGAAGTGCATTTTGCAGATTTTAAGTAG
- a CDS encoding pyridoxal-phosphate dependent enzyme — MRISEEKYQQLKRELNLPSDLQSIFIEEIKQELIFKRDDLINPIVCGNKWRKLSNHLNFFQSSDKQELISMGGAFSNHLHALAYVCFKLEIPCTCLIYGWNNDFETPTLKDCRNWNATLIPISRVEAQQLRLDPKIFLEDRFSNALWIPEGGGGEIGVQGIANLVSEFPVEFDRQENLIVCACGTGTTIKGLLTFSENVHILSMQVVRMAQYPWIQDSRVKMIDAKLNLSFGKKDESILKFMDLFFLNYGIRLDPVYTAPLLISFFEQIDKYKYKKIYVLHTGGLQGSRASIK; from the coding sequence GTGAGAATTTCGGAGGAAAAATATCAGCAGCTTAAACGAGAATTGAATCTGCCATCAGATTTGCAATCCATATTTATTGAAGAAATTAAGCAGGAGCTTATTTTTAAAAGAGATGATTTGATAAATCCAATAGTCTGTGGAAATAAATGGAGAAAATTAAGCAACCATTTGAATTTTTTTCAGAGTTCAGATAAGCAAGAATTGATTAGTATGGGAGGTGCTTTTTCAAATCATCTGCATGCTTTAGCCTATGTTTGTTTTAAGTTAGAAATTCCTTGTACTTGCTTGATTTATGGATGGAACAATGATTTTGAAACACCCACTTTAAAGGATTGTCGAAACTGGAATGCTACATTAATTCCAATAAGTAGGGTAGAAGCGCAACAACTGAGATTGGATCCAAAGATTTTTCTAGAGGATAGATTTTCAAATGCATTATGGATTCCAGAAGGTGGAGGTGGGGAGATTGGTGTTCAGGGGATCGCAAATCTTGTATCAGAATTTCCAGTTGAATTTGACCGGCAGGAGAATTTAATAGTATGTGCTTGTGGCACAGGTACTACAATTAAAGGCTTGCTTACGTTTTCTGAAAATGTACACATTTTAAGTATGCAAGTAGTTAGAATGGCTCAGTATCCATGGATTCAGGATTCGAGAGTTAAAATGATAGATGCTAAGCTGAATCTGTCTTTCGGCAAAAAAGATGAATCTATATTGAAGTTTATGGATTTATTTTTTTTGAACTATGGTATAAGATTGGATCCTGTTTATACAGCACCTTTATTAATTTCTTTTTTTGAGCAAATAGATAAATATAAATACAAGAAAATTTATGTTTTGCATACAGGTGGATTGCAAGGGAGTAGAGCGTCTATAAAGTAA
- a CDS encoding ribulose-phosphate 3-epimerase yields MHLIAPSLLSCDFLRIGEEVKMINGSQADWFHLDVMDGRFVPNLSFGLPVISAIKKISEKPLDVHLMIVEPDKFISDFRKAGADIISIHYEACLHLHRCIQLIKEQGAMAGVAINPHTPVHLLFDILEDIDVVCMMSVNPGFGGQKFIYRTLQKIKDLKTEITNRNLKVKIEIDGGVGLQNAEVILKAGADVLVAGNAVFGDPNPLDVISKLKSIAVNTFEF; encoded by the coding sequence ATGCATTTAATAGCCCCTTCCTTATTGAGTTGTGATTTTCTTCGTATTGGTGAAGAAGTAAAAATGATTAATGGAAGTCAGGCAGATTGGTTTCATTTGGACGTTATGGATGGTCGCTTTGTTCCAAATCTATCGTTTGGCTTGCCTGTTATTTCAGCCATTAAAAAAATTTCCGAAAAACCTTTGGATGTCCATTTAATGATTGTGGAACCTGATAAGTTTATATCAGATTTCCGGAAAGCTGGGGCAGATATTATTTCTATTCACTATGAAGCATGCCTCCATTTACATCGTTGTATACAACTGATTAAAGAACAAGGTGCAATGGCAGGTGTAGCCATTAATCCGCATACTCCGGTTCATTTATTGTTTGATATTCTGGAGGATATTGATGTCGTTTGTATGATGTCTGTTAATCCTGGATTTGGCGGACAAAAATTTATCTACCGTACCTTACAAAAGATTAAAGATTTAAAAACAGAGATTACAAATCGGAATCTTAAGGTTAAAATTGAAATAGATGGTGGTGTTGGATTGCAAAATGCAGAAGTTATATTAAAAGCAGGAGCAGATGTTTTAGTTGCAGGCAATGCAGTATTTGGAGATCCAAATCCACTCGATGTTATTTCTAAATTGAAATCCATTGCAGTTAACACTTTTGAATTTTAA
- a CDS encoding aminotransferase class I/II-fold pyridoxal phosphate-dependent enzyme produces the protein MDLSYILNELGEHREQYFNAIAPPIIQTSNFKFDTVDQMRQRFKDEYGGYIYSRGLNPTVDILREKLAALDGAEDALVFNSGASAIFSSVVPFVSKGDHIISVRDPYTWAQKLFNEFLPRFGVETTYVDGTNTSNFENAIQENTKIIYLESPNSWDFSIQHLAAIATLAKQRNILTVVDNSYCSPYYQRPIDFGIDLVLQSATKYIGGHSDTVAGVLTGKSTLLQKVFKLEYLTAGNGIQPFNAWLLLRGLRTLPARMDRIQNTTHLVIEFLKGHPKIESVLFPWDESFKQYELAKKQMRGACGLFSFIVKTDAAEKIENFCESLTHILMAVSWGGHESLIIPRLAGIERSAFDSKQESHRLIRMYVGLEDADYLISDLQQALLRL, from the coding sequence GTGGATTTATCATATATACTTAATGAACTAGGAGAACATCGCGAACAGTATTTTAATGCGATAGCTCCTCCAATAATTCAAACTAGCAATTTTAAGTTTGATACGGTGGATCAAATGCGCCAACGATTTAAAGATGAATATGGCGGATATATTTATTCAAGGGGTTTAAATCCTACGGTAGATATTTTACGAGAGAAACTTGCTGCTTTAGATGGAGCTGAAGATGCTTTAGTATTTAATAGTGGTGCTTCCGCAATTTTTTCGTCCGTAGTTCCCTTTGTTTCTAAAGGAGATCATATTATTTCAGTTCGGGATCCTTACACCTGGGCACAAAAATTGTTTAATGAGTTCTTACCACGATTTGGGGTAGAAACAACGTATGTAGATGGTACAAATACTAGTAATTTTGAAAATGCAATTCAAGAAAATACAAAAATTATTTATTTGGAATCTCCTAATAGTTGGGATTTTTCTATCCAACATTTAGCTGCTATTGCCACACTTGCAAAACAAAGAAATATATTAACAGTAGTAGATAATAGTTATTGCAGTCCTTATTACCAAAGACCTATTGATTTTGGTATTGACCTCGTCTTGCAATCAGCCACAAAGTATATTGGAGGGCATAGTGATACGGTTGCTGGGGTTTTAACAGGTAAATCTACTTTGTTGCAAAAGGTTTTTAAATTAGAATATCTGACGGCAGGAAATGGTATACAACCTTTTAATGCCTGGTTACTATTGAGAGGATTGCGTACACTTCCTGCAAGAATGGATCGAATTCAGAATACAACACATCTTGTCATAGAATTTCTAAAAGGACATCCAAAAATTGAATCTGTTTTATTTCCATGGGATGAGAGTTTCAAACAATATGAACTCGCAAAAAAACAAATGCGGGGTGCATGTGGATTATTTTCATTTATTGTTAAAACGGATGCCGCTGAAAAGATTGAAAATTTTTGTGAATCTTTAACACATATTTTAATGGCTGTTAGTTGGGGAGGTCACGAAAGTTTAATCATACCCAGGCTTGCAGGAATTGAACGAAGTGCTTTTGATTCTAAACAAGAGTCGCATCGATTAATACGAATGTATGTTGGTCTGGAAGATGCTGATTATTTAATTTCGGATTTGCAACAAGCATTACTCAGACTTTAG